The region AGCACCAGCAACTTGTTGAACAACTCGACCCGCAGGTCATGCACCAGCCCCAACGAGACCTTGGCCAGAAAGTAGTTACCCAGGAACGAACCCAGCCCCTGCCAGGCCGCGATCAATACGATCAGCAGCGGCACCGCCTGCAGTAACTGCAGGTCGCGTAGGTAAGGAACATTGGGAAACAATACCGCCTGAGGATTGCTCAGGCCGTCGACGAAGTACTTGAGAATCCCAGCCAGCATGGGCTGGGTCGAGGCAAAGATGACGAAACCGAGGATACTCAGCGCAAAAATGCCGATGTACGGTTTCACATAGCTCAGAAGCCGGAAGTAGATTTTCAGGCTGGAGCTGCTCTGCTGCTCCGCGTTTAGCGGTGTTTCGGCCATCATCGAGCTCGCTGTTCAGATTGAACCGGAAATTTTATCACAGCCCGGTCAACGGGCATGCATCCTGGCCATATCAGAGGGAAACAGGCGACAACCAAGGCCTGAGCCTTGCTTGCATCACCCGCATCCTCGTCGTTTCCATAACACCGGCATGGTACATCCGGAAAAATTTCGGCATTATTGCCGGTCCTTTTGCTAGCCCGTTGGCAAGGCCATTCTCCATGCAATGTTCCCGTCTACACCAGGTCGACCTCGACAAACTCATCCTTGGCGCCCAGGTGCTCGAGGCTGATAGCTACGGCGCCAAAGTGTACCTGCTTAACGACGGCAACATTCTTAAGCTTTTCAGGCGCAAGCGCTTGATTTCATCTGCCTTGCTGCGGCCCTACTCCCAACGCTTCATCGACAACGCAGTGCAGTTGGAGAAAAAGGGTATCCCTACGCTGAAGGTTTTGAAGTATTACAAACTGGACGCACCCGGAATGACGGCAGTGCTGTACCACCCGCTGCCTGGTGAAACCCTTAGCCAGTTGTCTCGCAAAGCCGGATTCAGTTGGCAGGAGCGCCTTCCGGAGCTGGTCGGCCTGGTGCGTAAACTGCACCAGTCGGGGATCTACTTCCGCTCGTTGCACCTGGGCAATATTGTCGTGACGCCAGAGCAGGAGCTGGGCCTGATCGATGTCGCCGACATGCGCTTCATGCGAGCGCCGCTTTCCAGCCGCATGGTCAAGCGCAACGTACAACACTTCGCCCGCTACATTGCCCGCGAACGCCTTGAAGATCAGTTCCCACTGGCAGAACTGGAACGCGCCTTACTGGGCTGAGACCCAGGGGTCAATGTGCGAAAAAGCCGACGCCCACGCCCAGAATCACCCCGACTACCAAGGTCAGGAAAAGCTTGATCCGATCACGTTTGCGGCGCTGTTTTTTACGCCGACGCTCCTCGGGCAAACCGATATGCGCGCCAAATCCAGTGTGCAGCACCGCATCGGCCTCCAGGCTGACCGCAGTGAGATTCAGCTCCGCGTAGCGTTTCGATATTGCCTTCTCGCCAGAGTAGGCAGTAAACGGGGCGCAACGCTGATAATCGCTCAACCGGCGCAAACCTGGGTTCAACGAGAAGCTTTGCCACTCCGGCTTATCCGATAGCATGGGATAACAGGCAACACCGGCAATGAACTGACGCTCCCCCAGATGCAGATAAGGGCTGTGTATTTTCAAGTCGTGCGCATAGCTGCGCAGCCAGACCTGCAGCAAGTGCGGGCTGACTTCGAGAATGTTGCGAGAGTCCTCGACAAACCCTGGGCGATAAAACTCCCAATCATCTTCACAGTGGAAGATGTAGTGGGTTTTCACCTGTTCATAAGCAAGGTCGATCGACGCCAATTGCCCCAACTTGGGACGATTGACGAACACTTTGCAGTGCGGTTTCCAGTGCTCGGGAATAGCCTGATGGACCGCGTCATCTCCCGAGTCTTCGGTGATGAACACTTCGCGGATCGGTGCAGTATTGAAGCGATCGAAACTCTCAAGCGTAAGCTTGAGCAGATCGAAGCGCCCGCAACTGGTAACCACCAGGGTTACATCACTGTTGTCACTGAATCGCACCGGATTGTCTCCATCTTCTGTATTCGATTGCTCAAGACCACATCCCGCGTACGGGACAGACGGCTTAGATGCCCAGTCTCAAACGCAAGCGCTGCCAACCGGTCAAGGCTGGACGGGAACGCAGAGGTGGCTGCATTTTTTCAACGATACTACGGCCCACTTGGGCGAAACTGAACTGCGAAACGGCAAGATCACGACCGTTTATGCCAATACGTTCAACCAGCGCGGGGTCAGCGCGCAATACTTTCAGCTTTTCCTGCAATGTTGCAATGCTGTCATACAGCACAACGTTGTGCATATCTTGCAGACCCAAGGCGCGATTCTCTGCTTCACCTTGGTCAAACGCCAGCAAAACACAACCACAGGCCATTGCCTCGAAGTTCTTGATCATGTACTCGCCCATGCCGACATCGGCACTGACGAAGAAGCGAATACGGTTCAGCGTGTCGCAGTACTCTTCACCGGACTTGGTCCGGGTAACCAACAGGTTCTCGACCTGGGCAAGCTCGTCGAGCAATGCTTTGCGCCCACTGTAGGCAACGCTATTGGTGCTGCCGACAAATGCCAGTTCGATGTCGCGTTCGCGGCCCTGATCGGCGAGCAGTTGCTGATCGTAGCCTTTGGGGACGAACTCGGCGTCGAAGCCTTCCTGGCGAAGGCGTTCACTGACCATGTAACCAGAGCTGATCACTCGCACCCACGGCATCTGGCGATAATGCGCACTGAATTTGCCGGTGTATTTGCACGGGATGTAGTTCTGATAAGCATCGTGCTCGAGGATGACCAGATTCGGCACCGTTTGAATGAAGCCGACCTGACGGATCTCTTGCTTGAAGCGCAAGAAGAACACGATCCGATCATACTTTTCGACGTCGACTTCGCGACGGAAATAGCTGCGCAAGTTGCGCTGATC is a window of Pseudomonas sp. DG56-2 DNA encoding:
- a CDS encoding glycosyltransferase family 2 protein; amino-acid sequence: MRFSDNSDVTLVVTSCGRFDLLKLTLESFDRFNTAPIREVFITEDSGDDAVHQAIPEHWKPHCKVFVNRPKLGQLASIDLAYEQVKTHYIFHCEDDWEFYRPGFVEDSRNILEVSPHLLQVWLRSYAHDLKIHSPYLHLGERQFIAGVACYPMLSDKPEWQSFSLNPGLRRLSDYQRCAPFTAYSGEKAISKRYAELNLTAVSLEADAVLHTGFGAHIGLPEERRRKKQRRKRDRIKLFLTLVVGVILGVGVGFFAH
- a CDS encoding toluene tolerance protein; its protein translation is MQCSRLHQVDLDKLILGAQVLEADSYGAKVYLLNDGNILKLFRRKRLISSALLRPYSQRFIDNAVQLEKKGIPTLKVLKYYKLDAPGMTAVLYHPLPGETLSQLSRKAGFSWQERLPELVGLVRKLHQSGIYFRSLHLGNIVVTPEQELGLIDVADMRFMRAPLSSRMVKRNVQHFARYIARERLEDQFPLAELERALLG
- a CDS encoding glycosyltransferase produces the protein MKVLFLVQKEQRAILDRLYDGVAAHCECDLRWLSSDDQRNLRSYFRREVDVEKYDRIVFFLRFKQEIRQVGFIQTVPNLVILEHDAYQNYIPCKYTGKFSAHYRQMPWVRVISSGYMVSERLRQEGFDAEFVPKGYDQQLLADQGRERDIELAFVGSTNSVAYSGRKALLDELAQVENLLVTRTKSGEEYCDTLNRIRFFVSADVGMGEYMIKNFEAMACGCVLLAFDQGEAENRALGLQDMHNVVLYDSIATLQEKLKVLRADPALVERIGINGRDLAVSQFSFAQVGRSIVEKMQPPLRSRPALTGWQRLRLRLGI